Part of the Syntrophorhabdus sp. genome is shown below.
TAGAGGGGGTATCGCGGGGGAACGTGGCGATGTACGGGGTGGGCAATTCCTCTTTCCTTTTCTATCTCGACAGGAAGTCTCCCCTGAGGGCCTTGAGCGGCCTCCGGGAGGTCTGTTCCTTTGCAGGAGGCTCCGGCAGGCACCTCATCACGGAAGAGGCCTTTGTAGGGGGGATCGAAAGTGAATGTGGAGCGCGGACGTTTGAAAGGGCGCTCAGCGAATCGACCGGGGACCGGAAGAGGAAACGCGACGACCTCGTTCTTCTCGTCTCTCCGAAAGGGCCCTGAAAGGCCTTCAAATGGGCGTAAATCTCAAAGTTTTGCTTGACTTAGCATACCAAATGTATTAATTTAGACAAATTTTTTTAAGGGTGAAAACGGTTATGAAGACATATTTTCCAAAAGAAGGCGAAGTTTCGAATGACTGGTACGTAATGAACGCCGACGGTGTGGTGCTGGGAAGGCTCGCCGCCAGGGTTGCCATGATCCTCCGGGGTAAGACGAAGCCGGTCTTCACGCCTCATGCCGACACGGGTGACTTTGTCATCGTCGTCAATGCCGACAAGGTGAAGCTCACGGGAGCGAAGCTCCTGCAAAAGACCTATCAGAAGCACAGCAACTTTCCCGGCGGCCTGCGCGTGACGAACGCGAAGACCATGCTCGAGAAGAAGCCGGAAGAGGTGATCTATCAGGCTGTGAAGGGCATGCTCCCCAAGAACACGCTCGGCAGGAAGATCCTCAAGAAACTGAAAGTGTACAGGGGCAGCGAACATCCGCACAAGGCCCAGATGCCCAGGGAGATATCGTTGAAGGAGGTACAAGGTGCCTGAAAAGAGGTACTACGCAACTGGTAAGAGAAAGACCGCCGTGGCGCGGGTCTGGATAAGGCAGGGGTCCGGGGAATTCCTTATCAACGGCAGGCCGTTCGAGGATTACTTTCCCGTTGAAGAACTCCGGCTTATGGTGAACAAGCCTTTGATGCTGACGAACAACATCGGCAAGTTCGATGTCGTCGCGAACATATACGGCGGCGGGATACCCGCACAGGCCTGGGCCCTCGGCCACGGCATCGCCAAGGCCCTCCTCGAAGTGAACGCCGGCCTCAGGGTCACCCTGAAGAAACAGGGCCTCATCACGAGGGACCCGAGATCCAAGGAACG
Proteins encoded:
- the rpsI gene encoding 30S ribosomal protein S9 is translated as MPEKRYYATGKRKTAVARVWIRQGSGEFLINGRPFEDYFPVEELRLMVNKPLMLTNNIGKFDVVANIYGGGIPAQAWALGHGIAKALLEVNAGLRVTLKKQGLITRDPRSKERKKYGKKGARASFQFSKR
- the rplM gene encoding 50S ribosomal protein L13, with translation MKTYFPKEGEVSNDWYVMNADGVVLGRLAARVAMILRGKTKPVFTPHADTGDFVIVVNADKVKLTGAKLLQKTYQKHSNFPGGLRVTNAKTMLEKKPEEVIYQAVKGMLPKNTLGRKILKKLKVYRGSEHPHKAQMPREISLKEVQGA